GCGCCTTGAGGAAGGATACCTGTCTCATGTCCATGATTGCCTCGATCCGCACTGCCGTTATCGCGCTGGCGGCGCTTTCGCTGTCCGCTTGCGGCATCAACTCGGTGCCCGCCGCAGAAGAAAACGCCAAGGCCAAGTGGGCAGACGTGCAGAGCGCATATCAGCGCCGCGCCGACCTGGTGCCCAACCTCGTCGCTTCGGTGCGTGGGGCCGCTGCTTCGGAATCGCAGATCCTCACCGAGGTGACCGATGCCCGCGCTCGCGCGACCTCGATCAACATCACCACCGACGATCTCTCGAACCCCGCGGAATTCCAGAAATTCCAGGAAGCGCAGAACCAGCTGACCCAGGCGCTCGGCCAGTTGCGCACCGTGGTTGAG
Above is a genomic segment from Altererythrobacter sp. Root672 containing:
- a CDS encoding LemA family protein, whose amino-acid sequence is MSMIASIRTAVIALAALSLSACGINSVPAAEENAKAKWADVQSAYQRRADLVPNLVASVRGAAASESQILTEVTDARARATSINITTDDLSNPAEFQKFQEAQNQLTQALGQLRTVVEAYPQLQSQARFADLMTALEGSENRIDTARTRYNEAVQAYNTEIRTFPSIIGARVIHGSKPMVPFQASESAQTAPTVNLDNVGAPAAAPANDNAPAAEQPAAAAN